One Halobaculum roseum DNA segment encodes these proteins:
- a CDS encoding PINc/VapC family ATPase, which produces MNVVPDTSAVIDGRVSERVADGDYQGATVFVPEAVVGELEAQANAGRDTGWDGLAELQRIAELADEGEITAEFVGRRPTVAEQEGAGEGDIDALIRELAVEHDAVLLTSDFVQAEAGKATGLDVEYVEAVPRGVTEDDGLDIERFFTDDTMSVHLKTGTHPKAKRGDITDLRYVHIDDVDGPSDEEQMAAWADEIEATARTSRQGFIELSEPGMTIVQYRNYRIAVARPPFSDAIEITAVRPIAKTTLDDYEFADELRDRFTERQRGVLIAGAPGAGKSTFAQAVAEFLNDNDYAVKTMEKPRDLQVSDEITQYTALGGDMASTADSLLLVRPDYTIYDEVRKTHDFEVFADMRLAGVGMVGVTHATRAIDALQRLVGRVELGMIPQVVDTVVFIEAGAVDTVYDVTTQVKVPEGLTAEDLSRPVIQVVDFETGTPEYEIYTFNNQVVTVPLDGADGGDGETGVGRIAKQEIEREIRSVARGHVDVELQGQNNAVVYVEEDDISYVIGKGGGRITDIENRLGIDIDVRTHADRPGSAGDGSGNGAAGAGGPASTPKPQGEVVQPEITSRHVVIRMDEHVGETVEVRADDEYLFTATVGRGGDIQVSRGSAIAEELEDAIDRKRTITVVPA; this is translated from the coding sequence ATGAACGTCGTGCCGGACACGAGCGCGGTCATCGACGGCCGCGTGTCGGAGCGCGTCGCGGACGGGGACTACCAGGGAGCGACCGTGTTCGTCCCGGAGGCCGTCGTCGGCGAGTTAGAGGCCCAGGCCAACGCCGGCCGCGACACCGGCTGGGACGGCCTCGCCGAGCTCCAGCGCATCGCCGAGCTCGCGGACGAGGGGGAGATCACCGCCGAGTTCGTCGGCCGTCGGCCGACCGTCGCCGAACAGGAGGGCGCCGGCGAGGGCGACATCGACGCCCTGATCCGCGAGCTCGCGGTCGAACACGACGCCGTGTTGCTCACCTCCGACTTCGTGCAGGCGGAGGCGGGGAAGGCAACGGGGCTCGACGTGGAGTACGTCGAGGCGGTCCCGCGGGGCGTCACCGAGGACGACGGGCTCGATATCGAGCGCTTCTTCACCGACGACACGATGTCGGTCCACCTCAAGACGGGCACCCACCCGAAGGCGAAGCGCGGCGACATCACCGACCTCCGCTACGTCCACATCGACGACGTCGACGGTCCCAGCGACGAGGAGCAGATGGCCGCGTGGGCCGACGAGATCGAGGCGACCGCCCGGACGTCGAGGCAGGGATTCATCGAGTTGTCCGAGCCCGGAATGACGATCGTCCAGTACCGCAACTACCGGATCGCGGTCGCTCGCCCGCCGTTCTCGGACGCCATCGAGATCACGGCGGTCCGGCCGATCGCGAAGACGACGCTCGACGACTACGAGTTCGCCGACGAGCTGCGCGACCGCTTCACCGAGCGCCAGCGCGGCGTGCTCATCGCGGGGGCGCCCGGAGCCGGGAAGTCCACGTTCGCGCAGGCGGTCGCGGAGTTCCTCAACGACAACGACTACGCGGTGAAGACGATGGAGAAGCCGCGCGACCTGCAGGTGAGCGACGAGATCACCCAGTACACCGCCCTCGGGGGCGACATGGCCAGCACCGCGGACTCGCTGTTGCTCGTCCGGCCGGACTACACCATCTACGACGAGGTGCGCAAGACCCACGACTTCGAGGTGTTCGCGGACATGCGTCTCGCGGGCGTCGGGATGGTCGGCGTCACCCACGCGACGCGCGCCATCGACGCGCTCCAGCGGCTCGTCGGCCGCGTCGAGCTGGGGATGATCCCGCAGGTCGTCGACACCGTCGTGTTCATCGAGGCCGGCGCCGTCGACACCGTCTACGACGTGACGACGCAGGTCAAGGTGCCCGAGGGGCTCACCGCCGAGGACCTCTCTCGCCCGGTGATACAGGTCGTCGACTTCGAGACCGGAACCCCGGAGTACGAGATCTACACCTTCAACAACCAGGTCGTCACGGTGCCGCTCGACGGCGCCGACGGCGGGGACGGCGAGACGGGCGTCGGCCGCATCGCCAAACAGGAGATCGAACGCGAGATCCGGTCGGTCGCGCGCGGTCACGTCGACGTGGAGCTGCAGGGCCAGAACAACGCCGTCGTCTACGTCGAGGAGGACGACATCAGCTACGTGATCGGCAAGGGCGGCGGCCGGATCACCGACATCGAGAACCGCCTCGGCATCGACATCGACGTGCGCACCCACGCCGACCGACCGGGGAGCGCGGGCGACGGCTCCGGGAACGGCGCCGCGGGCGCCGGCGGTCCGGCATCGACGCCGAAGCCGCAGGGCGAGGTCGTCCAGCCGGAGATCACGAGCCGCCACGTCGTGATCCGGATGGACGAGCACGTCGGCGAGACGGTCGAGGTGCGCGCGGACGACGAGTACCTGTTCACGGCGACCGTCGGCCGCGGCGGCGACATCCAGGTCTCGCGGGGGAGCGCCATCGCCGAGGAACTGGAGGACGCCATCGACCGCAAGCGGACGATCACCGTCGTCCCCGCCTGA
- a CDS encoding MarR family transcriptional regulator, whose translation MTGTDEESLDDLPPSAKLVFKVLEYNGPLTQKGIVEESMLSARTVRYALERLENIGIVDEDVYFADARQNLYQLDAPQKAEADGGREACCAE comes from the coding sequence ATGACCGGAACCGACGAGGAGTCCCTCGACGATCTCCCTCCCAGCGCGAAGCTCGTGTTCAAGGTACTGGAGTACAACGGACCGCTGACGCAGAAAGGCATCGTCGAGGAGTCGATGCTGTCGGCGCGGACCGTCCGCTACGCACTCGAACGGCTCGAAAACATCGGCATCGTCGACGAGGACGTCTACTTCGCCGACGCCCGACAGAACCTCTATCAGCTCGATGCCCCCCAGAAGGCCGAGGCCGACGGGGGGCGCGAGGCCTGCTGCGCTGAGTAA